A part of Pristiophorus japonicus isolate sPriJap1 chromosome 15, sPriJap1.hap1, whole genome shotgun sequence genomic DNA contains:
- the LOC139281576 gene encoding histone H2B-like, with amino-acid sequence MAEQPKIQAVLLTKESNAGPSKNNKKRRKESYSIYIYKVMKQVHPDTGSFVNDISEHIAGETSRLAHYNKRRTISSQEFQTTVRLLLPGELAKHAVSERTKALAIRNDQELNKVLGKVTIAQCRVLPNIQAVLLPKKTTSK; translated from the exons atggctgaacagccaAAAATCCAGGCAGTGCTTCTGACAAAGGAATCCAATGCTGGGCCCAGCAAGAACAA CAAGAAgcggaggaaggagagttactccatctacatctacaaagtgatgaagcaggttcacccagaCACCggctcgtttgtgaacgatatttccgAGCACATCGCGGGTGagacttcccgcctggcccattacaacaaacgccgcaccatcagctcccaggagttccagaccaccgtgcgcctgctgctgcccggggagctggccaagcacgccgtgtcagaACGGACAAAGGCG ctggccatccgcaacgaccaggagctcaacaaggtgctgggaaaggtgaccatcgctcagtgcagggtgctgcctaatatccaggctgtgctactGCCCAAGAAAACGACcagcaagtag